The genomic window TTGGAGAGCTATTTTCGAGCGAGTGTGATCGATCGAGGACAAGAAATCTCACCCACCATTCAAAATTGGTTAGAACAGATTAGCGCTCTTGAAGATGAGGAACGAAGTCTATTTGCTCTTTGGTTCAGTTGCTACTGCTTCAATCCGACGGTAACTCTAGCAGAATTTAAGACCATCTCAGCTCAAACTAGCCCCCAGATCGAGATTAAACCAGCTAATCGCGCTACAGAATCTAGTTTTGTCCCTGTTGACGATGATTCTCCGCCGTCATCGATCATAAATCTAGATCGAACAAAATTTCAGCGTTCCCCCATAGTTAAACAGCTAATCTTACCTGGAATCTGGATTTTGGTGACGATAATTTTTATCCTGCTGGGAATCATTAATCACAACTCTCAGACTGTAATCAAATCAACACACATTCCTGCTCTTTGTCGCACTACAATTGGTTCTCCTGAATACTGCCGTTTAGCGGTTGATTTAGCTGGTCAAAAAGCGATCGCTCAAGCACCAAAAACTCTTTTTCCCCTAACCAAAGTAACCGAAGCTGTCGCCAACTATGGCTGTGCCAGATACGCCAACCTCAAAGCAGATGTTAGGCAGATTGCTCCAGAAGTTACTCCCGTCATCTCTAGCCATGGCGAAAAGATTTTCCCTCATATTTATGTAGTTCAAGCCCAGCAAAAAAACGCTAAACAGTCAAAAAATATTAGAGTCGGATGTGTTTATACTACTGGAAATAACCAGCGATCGCCCAGAAAAATAGTTGCCGATCTAATTCCACTCAACTGGCCCATAGAACAATATCAAAAACAGACGGGACAGTCTAATTATCTTTCCTTGGGCATATTTACTCAGCCGATTAATTTGGGTTTATTTACCATCTTTGCCGCCTTGGGAACTGCGATCGCCTCTCGGTTAAATCTTGGTTTGAAAATTCAGCACACCCACACCATCTATTTAGTAGGGCTAATCTTAGGTGTAGTGCAGCTAATTATTGCCTTATTGCCATTTTTTGGTTTACTAGGGGCGATTTTTATCCCCATCTCAACAATACTACTCGCCAGCTTGTTACTTGAGGATTTCCAACTTAACTGGAAACGTGGCTATCCTTCCATTGCTATTACCATATTGGCGATCGTGGCTACCCAGTTTTTACTCTCTAGTCTCTGCTTAGAATTAATTAACAGCTTGGCTTGAAACACAAAGAGTAATAGCGCCTCCTTGCTCTCGATCAATTTGTTTGGCAAATGCTTGGATCATCAGCATAGAAGTAGTCGGTAGGGTGGGCATTGCCCACCCTACTTAAATGAACCCAGTATTTTAGCTTAGACGCGCTAGTAGGTTGGGTTGAGGCACGAAACCCAACGATTAAAAGATTTTGTTGGGTTTCACTATCGTTCTACCCAACCTAGCAAGTCTCTTATTACTTTTGAAAAATGGTATAAGTTACTCATCGAGTTTTTAAAGTTAGATTAATTCTCATATCTTCTTTGAACATTACATATTGAGCAATACAGCGCATCAAACTCAATCTCACACTTATTTGTGATCGAGATCATAGTTGTCAGTTAAAAAATAGAACATATTAGAGAAGAGATAGAGCTATGCAACAGATACTTTCTGTTACATCAATCATCCCCCAGTTTGGTACCTGGGGGATTTTTTTTGGGGAAAATTACCAAATTAAGTTGTTCAAACTTTGATATTTTGCAAGATAAACTTGATCTAGGCCTTGACTAGCAATCAAAGCGAGCTTGTATCTCTCAAAAAACATGACAACCTAATGCAAACCAAGATATTTATGTGGCGCTGGCAACATACATTTCAAGCTGCGATCAAAAATCTGCTCGAAAGTATTTTACAGATTCTTGAGCTACCGATCGCCTCAAATATTTTTGTTTTGGGTATTCCGCTCACAACTCAAAACGTACCTCAGATCTTATTTCACCAAGAAAACTGTGGCTTTATTGCCGATGACTTCGAGCAGGTATTCTCTATAGCAAAACAGAACTTCGACAACGATCCCGAACTGTTATTTTTTAAGAGTGCCAGCCATCTTAATCAGGCTCATAGAGATTCTCTTTACCCTAAAGCTCTACGTTCTGCTGTACAGTCAATTCTTCAGCAATACGATCGCCAACGAGAGCAGGTTTCCTTTTGTAGCTTACCAATCCAGAAAAACGATCACTGGATTATGACGATAATTCAGCTTCAGCAGCAAGACTTTAATCGTCAATATTGCCTCAATAAAGCAACCCATGAACTACCTTCAATGCAAGAATATCGGATTGAGCGCTGTTTTTTGGAAGCCCTGATTTATCAAGTATTGAAAAAAGGTGAATTAGAATTACAAAATAATTCAGCAGGACACACTCTATCTCTAGGTAATTCAGAGAGAGTGATCGAAGACGCTGCTGCTAATCTCTTGCAATCAGTAGAGGTACATATTAACCAGTGGCAACAAGTCGATTTATTATCTTTTGCCAATGCGATCGCTGCCGAACGCTATGAGGGTGCTGCTAGTGAGGGTAGACTGATTATCTGTCATAAAGATCATCCTGATATTGCAGCTAAGGTTAAATTAGCAAAGCCAATTAAAATTTATAATTATCGCGGAATTCGCAAACTATTAGAAGTATCTAGTAATAAGATGGCTTTGTTATGTGATATTGAAACTGTCTGGGGATTAGGACTTCCTTTGGATACCTATCAACCTAGTCTCGAAAATTTATTTGAAATTAGATTTGCTGAAAATCAAACCTGGGAATTGGTTCATGCAGAAAATATTATGCTGCGGGTTAAGTATCGACAAGCAAGACTACCCAGGGCGCGATTCGATCGCCAGCTATTTTGCCACCATGTTGCTCAATTGTTTCAAGTTAATGCAACAACAGCAAATTTATTAGTTAAAGCAGTAGAAGCAGCGATCGAGCAACGCCACGGTACGATGTTGGTTATTACTTCAGAAGCGGAACAAGAAACCCAACGATTAGCAGCTCAAAGTACTGTAATTGAACCAGTTATTGTCTCTCAAAGTATTATTTCTCATTTATCCAACATAGACGGGGCAATTTTGCTCTCCCCAGAGGGAATTATTTATTCTTTTGGCGTAATTCTCGATGGACAAGCTTCCAAAAATGGTAGTTCTAGTAGAGGTGCTAGATATAACTCTGCCATTCGCTATATTGATGAAATGAGCCACAAAGTTAACTGTTTAGCTCTGATCGTGTCGGAAGATGGTTATGTAGACCTATATTCTACTTTAACCAATCATTCATGATGGTTTGTTACTATAGCTATTCTAGTCACTGAGGTTAGGCAAAAAAGCTTATGGTTAATTAACTGCTAATTAACTACAAACGATAATACTTATAATTGCATACATTAAAATTTGCAACGATCAAACAAGAAAAGCTCAATGCAAAGTATGGTCTGCACTAAGCTATAAATGAGAACGCGATCGCAACAATGCAATTGGAACTTTACCCCGATCTCCAGCCCACTGTATAGCTTACTGTATAGCTGGTTTTGTCGCTTCTTATGGTTTGCCGACCATAGATTCATCTGATTGGGGAGTTCCCGCATTGTCTAAAGCTGTAATTACTCGGTTGAAATCAAAGCCAATTGCTCTTAGAGCGTGCCAA from Pleurocapsa minor HA4230-MV1 includes these protein-coding regions:
- a CDS encoding DNA integrity scanning protein DisA nucleotide-binding domain protein; the encoded protein is MQTKIFMWRWQHTFQAAIKNLLESILQILELPIASNIFVLGIPLTTQNVPQILFHQENCGFIADDFEQVFSIAKQNFDNDPELLFFKSASHLNQAHRDSLYPKALRSAVQSILQQYDRQREQVSFCSLPIQKNDHWIMTIIQLQQQDFNRQYCLNKATHELPSMQEYRIERCFLEALIYQVLKKGELELQNNSAGHTLSLGNSERVIEDAAANLLQSVEVHINQWQQVDLLSFANAIAAERYEGAASEGRLIICHKDHPDIAAKVKLAKPIKIYNYRGIRKLLEVSSNKMALLCDIETVWGLGLPLDTYQPSLENLFEIRFAENQTWELVHAENIMLRVKYRQARLPRARFDRQLFCHHVAQLFQVNATTANLLVKAVEAAIEQRHGTMLVITSEAEQETQRLAAQSTVIEPVIVSQSIISHLSNIDGAILLSPEGIIYSFGVILDGQASKNGSSSRGARYNSAIRYIDEMSHKVNCLALIVSEDGYVDLYSTLTNHS